In one Streptomyces marincola genomic region, the following are encoded:
- a CDS encoding sugar O-acetyltransferase, translated as MYVETPEFARHAERIAEVTEATSRLNTLPFSDSEGRAELLSVVFGGPLPESVTIYPPFYTEFGLNTTFGDNVFVNQGCTFMDRGGIRIGTGVMIAPKVSLITGGHPLPPAERREYLSFAPIVIEDDVWIGTAAVVTQGVTIGAGAVVAAGAVVTRDVPAGTVAAGVPARVIKNVD; from the coding sequence ATGTATGTCGAGACGCCCGAGTTCGCGCGTCATGCCGAGCGGATCGCGGAGGTGACCGAGGCGACGTCCCGGCTGAACACGCTCCCGTTCAGCGACAGTGAAGGCCGCGCCGAACTACTTTCCGTTGTGTTCGGTGGCCCGCTGCCGGAATCGGTGACGATCTACCCGCCGTTCTACACCGAGTTCGGGCTGAACACGACGTTCGGGGACAACGTCTTCGTCAACCAGGGATGCACCTTCATGGACAGGGGAGGCATCCGCATCGGGACCGGCGTCATGATCGCCCCGAAGGTCAGCCTCATCACCGGAGGCCATCCACTGCCCCCGGCCGAGCGCCGCGAATACCTCTCCTTCGCCCCGATCGTCATCGAGGACGACGTCTGGATCGGGACGGCTGCCGTGGTCACCCAGGGGGTGACCATCGGTGCCGGTGCGGTGGTCGCCGCAGGTGCGGTGGTGACTCGTGACGTCCCTGCCGGGACCGTGGCCGCGGGAGTGCCCGCCCGGGTGATCAAGAACGTCGACTGA
- a CDS encoding LysR family transcriptional regulator: MDVEALRTFVSVAETGQFQAAADELGISQQAVSKRIAALERHVGVVLLVRTSRGSRLNLDGQIFLPHARKVLAAVEQAKRAVRPGSRPLRVDVLNRRISPAQAVYRFYRSRPGTDLDAVTLSQENAVQAAQAVLEGTIDASFRALPADQVPAGISTERLLDAPLELLVGPGHPLAKAPRVRPTDLAGHRVWIPGIRPGTEWAAFYQALSQAFGLSIDALGPNFGDEALMDALADSASLATLVGGGDRYLWPRAHDLRRIPLHDPTPVYPHLLLFRSGDRHPVLTALRDHLRTAGPGAVHDAWAPDWVNG; the protein is encoded by the coding sequence GTGGATGTCGAAGCGCTGCGGACGTTCGTTTCGGTCGCCGAGACGGGCCAGTTCCAGGCCGCGGCCGACGAGCTGGGGATCAGCCAGCAGGCGGTCTCGAAGCGGATCGCGGCCCTGGAGAGGCATGTCGGGGTCGTGCTGCTGGTGCGGACCTCCCGAGGCTCCCGGCTGAACCTGGACGGGCAGATCTTCCTGCCGCACGCCAGGAAGGTCCTGGCGGCCGTCGAGCAGGCCAAGCGCGCCGTGCGCCCCGGCAGCCGTCCCCTGCGCGTCGACGTCCTCAATCGGCGCATCTCCCCGGCCCAGGCCGTCTACCGGTTCTACCGCTCCCGCCCCGGGACGGATCTGGACGCGGTCACGCTGAGCCAGGAGAACGCGGTTCAGGCCGCTCAGGCGGTGCTCGAAGGGACCATCGACGCGTCCTTCCGCGCCCTGCCGGCAGACCAGGTCCCGGCCGGGATCAGCACCGAACGGCTCCTGGACGCGCCCTTGGAACTCCTGGTCGGACCCGGCCACCCCTTGGCGAAGGCGCCCCGGGTCAGACCCACCGACCTGGCCGGCCACCGCGTGTGGATCCCCGGGATCAGGCCGGGCACGGAGTGGGCCGCGTTCTACCAGGCACTGTCCCAGGCCTTCGGCCTGAGTATCGACGCGCTCGGCCCCAACTTCGGTGACGAGGCCCTGATGGACGCGCTGGCCGACTCGGCCTCGCTGGCCACCCTCGTCGGCGGCGGGGACCGGTACCTGTGGCCACGGGCCCACGACCTGCGGCGCATCCCGTTGCACGACCCGACCCCGGTCTACCCGCACCTGCTGCTGTTCCGCAGCGGAGACCGGCACCCCGTGCTGACCGCGCTGCGCGACCATCTGCGCACCGCCGGCCCGGGAGCCGTGCACGACGCGTGGGCACCGGACTGGGTGAACGGCTGA
- a CDS encoding GntR family transcriptional regulator, whose amino-acid sequence MPEEQRGGRSPLREQVREELRSRINEGVIKPGERIYEHLVASELGVSRNPVREAIRMLESEGLVVVEPRRGVLVRRFDPRDVEDLFDVREAMEVLAARLAARRRGAEDLDRLRQLTEAGRLALVRGDLAEVDRTNSDFHEDLIRIADNRRLHDVWMPLQGQLHWLFRQNSEPERVWHEHRDILDAVQDGDDELAAALALRHVRSARRMVLAMLAQPRERPGAGPRP is encoded by the coding sequence GTGCCGGAAGAACAGCGAGGTGGCAGGTCACCGCTGCGCGAACAGGTGCGGGAGGAACTGCGTTCGCGTATCAACGAGGGCGTGATCAAGCCGGGCGAACGGATCTACGAACACCTGGTGGCGTCCGAGTTGGGGGTTTCGCGCAATCCGGTCCGGGAGGCGATCCGGATGCTGGAGAGCGAGGGCCTCGTGGTCGTCGAGCCGCGCCGCGGGGTGCTGGTGCGGCGGTTCGACCCGCGGGACGTGGAGGACCTGTTCGACGTGCGGGAGGCCATGGAGGTGCTGGCCGCGCGGCTGGCCGCGCGGCGCCGCGGCGCCGAGGACCTGGACCGGCTGCGGCAGTTGACGGAGGCGGGCAGGCTCGCGCTGGTCAGGGGCGATCTGGCCGAGGTGGACAGGACCAACAGCGACTTCCACGAGGACCTGATCAGGATCGCGGACAACCGGCGGCTGCACGACGTGTGGATGCCCCTCCAGGGGCAGTTGCACTGGCTGTTCCGGCAGAACTCGGAGCCCGAGCGCGTCTGGCACGAGCACCGCGACATCCTCGACGCGGTGCAGGACGGGGACGACGAGCTGGCCGCGGCGCTGGCGCTGCGGCACGTCAGGTCGGCGCGCAGGATGGTGCTGGCGATGCTGGCGCAGCCGCGGGAGCGGCCGGGGGCCGGGCCGCGTCCGTGA
- a CDS encoding carbohydrate ABC transporter permease: MSTVLPRRRRPGRVAAKAATGRTLSYAVMALMLAYYLLPIWWLVANSTKSNLDLYDSPALWFGGENAFFGNIADVFTEDGGAFGFWLLNTVFYTVASGFGSLIVSTVAGYAFAKYDFPGKRLAFAALLGVLMVPATALVIPQFLVMTELHLINTPWAVIIPGLLNPFGVYLIRIYAQDAVSDELLEASRLDGAGEIRAFRSVVLPLLRPAMATVLIFSLVGAWNNYFLPLLMLSDSRLFPITVGLGDWYARAEATAGASTPLYNLVITGSLIAIVPLVVSFVVLQRHWTGGLAMGSLK; this comes from the coding sequence ATGAGCACCGTCCTCCCGCGGCGCCGCCGCCCCGGCCGCGTGGCGGCCAAGGCCGCCACCGGCCGCACCCTGAGCTACGCCGTGATGGCCCTGATGCTCGCCTACTACCTGCTGCCGATCTGGTGGCTGGTGGCCAACTCGACCAAGAGCAACCTGGACCTCTACGACTCCCCGGCGCTCTGGTTCGGCGGCGAGAACGCGTTCTTCGGGAATATCGCGGACGTTTTCACCGAGGACGGCGGCGCTTTCGGTTTCTGGCTGCTGAATACCGTGTTCTACACCGTCGCGAGCGGATTCGGATCGCTGATCGTCTCGACGGTGGCAGGATACGCGTTCGCCAAGTACGACTTCCCGGGAAAACGACTCGCGTTCGCCGCGCTGCTCGGCGTTCTCATGGTGCCCGCGACGGCGCTCGTCATTCCGCAATTCCTCGTGATGACCGAACTGCACCTGATCAACACGCCCTGGGCCGTGATCATCCCGGGGCTGCTCAACCCGTTCGGCGTGTACCTGATCCGCATCTACGCCCAGGACGCCGTCTCCGACGAGCTGCTTGAGGCCAGCCGGCTCGACGGGGCGGGCGAGATCCGGGCGTTCCGCTCCGTCGTCCTGCCGCTGCTGCGGCCCGCGATGGCCACCGTCCTGATCTTCTCGCTGGTCGGGGCCTGGAACAACTACTTCCTCCCGCTGCTGATGCTGTCCGACTCCCGGCTGTTCCCGATCACGGTGGGCCTCGGCGACTGGTACGCGCGCGCCGAGGCGACGGCCGGCGCCTCGACCCCGCTGTACAACCTGGTGATCACCGGCTCGCTGATCGCCATCGTGCCGCTGGTCGTCTCGTTCGTCGTGCTGCAACGGCACTGGACCGGCGGGCTCGCCATGGGCAGCCTCAAGTAG
- a CDS encoding carbohydrate ABC transporter permease produces MSSDRAVRPPSPPAARRPGIRPTTLTAWLFVAPFLLLVVVLIAVPTVSAFRMSLYTDTLAQGPRFTGLDNFWQVLRDEQFTGGVRRILLLGVVQVPLMLGVALLAALLLDHFSGRYPTLFRLSVFLPYAVPGVVAALMWGYLYSPTFGPLGTDLLTDRLALPAIGNIITWSNTGYNMIIMYAALQAIPKELHEAARLDGAGPVRTALWIKVPMIAPALVLSVLLSIIGTMQLFTEPQVLRPQAPEVFDAAWTPNMYAQNLAFSYSQFSYSAAVAFLISTIVFVASYVLLAVNRRRSGLR; encoded by the coding sequence ATGTCCAGTGACCGCGCGGTGCGCCCACCGTCGCCCCCGGCCGCCCGGCGGCCCGGGATCAGGCCCACGACGCTGACCGCCTGGCTGTTCGTGGCGCCGTTCCTGCTGCTCGTGGTGGTGCTCATCGCGGTGCCCACCGTCTCCGCGTTCCGGATGAGCCTGTACACCGACACCCTCGCGCAGGGCCCGAGGTTCACCGGCCTCGACAACTTCTGGCAGGTGCTGCGGGACGAGCAGTTCACCGGCGGGGTGCGGCGCATCCTGCTGCTCGGCGTCGTGCAGGTGCCGTTGATGCTGGGCGTCGCGCTGCTCGCGGCGCTGCTGCTCGACCACTTCTCCGGCCGGTACCCGACGCTGTTCCGGCTGTCGGTGTTCCTGCCGTACGCCGTGCCGGGCGTGGTCGCCGCCCTCATGTGGGGCTACCTCTACAGCCCCACCTTCGGGCCGCTCGGGACCGACCTGCTCACCGACCGGCTGGCGCTGCCGGCCATCGGCAACATCATCACCTGGAGCAACACCGGCTACAACATGATCATCATGTACGCCGCGTTGCAGGCCATCCCCAAGGAACTGCACGAGGCGGCGCGGCTCGACGGGGCGGGCCCGGTGCGCACCGCGCTGTGGATCAAGGTGCCGATGATCGCGCCCGCCCTCGTGCTGTCCGTGCTGCTCTCCATCATCGGCACGATGCAGCTGTTCACCGAGCCGCAGGTGCTCAGACCGCAGGCGCCCGAGGTGTTCGACGCCGCGTGGACCCCCAACATGTACGCGCAGAACCTGGCGTTCTCCTACTCGCAGTTCAGCTACTCCGCGGCGGTCGCGTTCCTCATCAGCACGATCGTGTTCGTCGCCTCCTACGTCCTGCTCGCGGTGAACCGCCGAAGGAGTGGCCTGAGATGA
- a CDS encoding ABC transporter substrate-binding protein encodes MSDTVRTDAPGRRPPVRRGRRTPAGPFPFTRFPTSPRFSRRAFLGGALAAASTPLLAACGSTGAVPAGKREVTVWGGFESTNAELVAHFNDTHRDIHITWVDNGWGAGEFYPKLQTTLHAEAGPPDVFLIDRTLIPNLVVRGYLLDLAPFGAAGDAAHYAEPAWERCGAGEEVYGIPVDSGPLVLFHREDLFAGHGIEVPATWDDYAAAAERVKAADRSAFIGTLGPSELLTTLVSQAGGRFFRYDMSEPTRLGLSFDTPEARRVIDFWGGLVRAGLVDTTPYFSTEMDVNLRRGVYWACLAPSWYSWQIESKLVDQAGRWRVRGAPQWDPGRPASGNWGGSAYVATRFARDPEAAAVVCREIFGADQTAWDMALWTARLFPDRLEQARSDAFAGRPADFFGGQRVNEVYIESSEQVLASDHSPFERFVTDTFDVALHDAVAGRVPWPDLLAVVGERVAAYAREQAFDVQ; translated from the coding sequence TTGAGCGACACCGTACGCACCGATGCCCCAGGGCGTCGTCCACCCGTCCGGCGCGGGCGCCGGACGCCCGCGGGACCCTTTCCCTTCACGCGTTTTCCCACGTCCCCCCGGTTCTCCCGGCGCGCGTTCCTCGGCGGAGCGCTGGCCGCCGCCTCGACCCCCCTGCTCGCCGCGTGCGGCTCGACCGGAGCCGTCCCGGCAGGCAAGCGGGAGGTCACCGTCTGGGGCGGCTTCGAATCGACCAACGCCGAGCTGGTCGCGCACTTCAACGACACCCACCGGGACATCCACATCACCTGGGTCGACAACGGGTGGGGAGCGGGCGAGTTCTACCCCAAGCTCCAGACCACGCTGCACGCCGAGGCGGGGCCGCCCGACGTGTTCCTGATCGACCGCACGCTCATCCCCAACCTCGTGGTCCGCGGCTACCTCCTCGACCTCGCCCCCTTCGGCGCGGCCGGGGACGCGGCGCACTACGCGGAGCCGGCCTGGGAACGGTGCGGCGCGGGCGAGGAGGTCTACGGCATCCCCGTCGACTCCGGCCCCCTGGTCCTGTTCCACCGCGAGGACCTGTTCGCCGGGCACGGCATCGAGGTGCCCGCCACCTGGGACGACTACGCCGCCGCGGCCGAACGCGTCAAGGCGGCCGACCGCTCGGCGTTCATCGGCACGCTCGGCCCGTCGGAACTGCTGACCACCCTCGTGTCCCAGGCGGGCGGGCGCTTCTTCCGGTACGACATGAGCGAGCCCACCCGGCTCGGACTGTCCTTCGACACCCCGGAGGCCAGGCGCGTCATCGACTTCTGGGGCGGACTGGTGCGGGCCGGACTCGTGGACACCACCCCGTACTTCTCCACCGAGATGGACGTCAACCTCCGGCGCGGCGTGTACTGGGCCTGCCTCGCGCCGAGCTGGTACAGCTGGCAGATCGAGTCCAAGCTCGTCGACCAGGCGGGGCGCTGGCGCGTGCGCGGCGCCCCGCAGTGGGACCCGGGGCGGCCCGCGTCGGGCAACTGGGGCGGCTCCGCGTACGTCGCGACCCGCTTCGCCCGGGACCCCGAGGCCGCCGCCGTCGTCTGCCGGGAGATCTTCGGCGCGGACCAGACCGCGTGGGACATGGCCCTGTGGACGGCCCGCCTGTTCCCCGACCGGCTCGAACAGGCGCGCTCCGACGCGTTCGCCGGCCGGCCCGCCGACTTCTTCGGCGGGCAGCGGGTCAACGAGGTGTACATCGAGTCGAGCGAGCAGGTGCTCGCCTCCGACCACTCGCCGTTCGAGCGGTTCGTGACCGACACCTTCGACGTGGCGCTGCACGACGCGGTGGCCGGCCGGGTGCCCTGGCCCGACCTGCTGGCCGTGGTCGGGGAGCGGGTCGCCGCCTACGCCAGGGAGCAGGCGTTCGATGTCCAGTGA
- a CDS encoding DUF6282 family protein — protein MSASHSPFGPEDFYRRSMALPDRLLAGAIDTHVHAGPVLNSNPGHADPIEIALEARAAGMRGVVYYDVFGWASGTAWLVNRHVPGIQSFGAYLMNSSHGGLNPRAVRTALHMEGGCRMISFGSHCTHFQASRESTVVDGERVPLHEAFPKFAREELSRAVRIPTEGPVPDELAEILELVAEHPEVYLNTGHVSHDEVFRIVELAEQYGIGKVLVSHPARGQLSVAEQKQLAAKGVFLEGCLVDIYCTSVPLTHYYPEKEYIDRGAEIPHTRRPVAHYIDDLRQVGPEHIVLGTDYGVRNLPTAVQGMRTWIALLLDYGFGVEEVRLMTAHNPARLIGLPVLDDTALLAELKAAAEEPERSRHALYPEAGARPADGASGRAAGPVW, from the coding sequence GTGAGCGCGTCTCACTCCCCGTTCGGACCCGAGGACTTCTACCGCCGCTCGATGGCGCTGCCGGACCGGCTGCTCGCCGGCGCCATCGACACCCACGTGCACGCGGGTCCTGTGCTGAACTCCAACCCGGGCCACGCGGACCCCATCGAGATCGCTCTTGAGGCGCGTGCCGCGGGCATGCGCGGCGTCGTCTACTACGACGTGTTCGGCTGGGCCTCCGGCACGGCGTGGCTGGTCAACCGGCACGTGCCCGGTATCCAGTCGTTCGGCGCCTACCTGATGAACTCCTCGCACGGCGGCCTCAATCCGCGCGCCGTCCGCACCGCCCTGCACATGGAGGGCGGCTGCCGGATGATCAGCTTCGGCTCCCACTGCACCCACTTCCAGGCGTCGCGGGAGTCCACCGTCGTCGACGGCGAGCGGGTGCCGCTGCACGAGGCGTTCCCCAAGTTCGCCCGCGAGGAGTTGTCCCGCGCCGTGCGCATCCCCACCGAGGGCCCCGTGCCCGACGAACTGGCCGAGATCCTCGAACTGGTCGCCGAGCACCCCGAGGTGTACCTGAACACCGGCCACGTCTCGCACGACGAGGTGTTCCGCATCGTGGAGCTGGCCGAGCAGTACGGCATCGGCAAGGTCCTGGTCTCCCACCCGGCGCGCGGGCAGCTGAGCGTGGCGGAGCAGAAGCAGCTCGCCGCCAAGGGCGTGTTCCTCGAAGGCTGCCTGGTGGACATCTACTGCACCAGCGTTCCGCTGACCCACTACTACCCGGAGAAGGAGTACATCGACCGCGGCGCCGAGATACCGCACACCCGCAGGCCGGTCGCCCACTACATCGACGACCTGCGGCAGGTGGGCCCCGAGCACATCGTCCTCGGCACCGACTACGGGGTGCGGAACCTGCCGACGGCCGTCCAGGGCATGCGCACCTGGATCGCGCTGCTGCTCGACTACGGCTTCGGCGTCGAGGAGGTGCGGCTGATGACCGCGCACAACCCGGCCCGCCTCATCGGCCTGCCGGTCCTGGACGACACCGCCCTGCTCGCGGAGTTGAAGGCCGCGGCGGAGGAGCCGGAACGCTCGCGCCACGCCCTGTACCCGGAGGCAGGAGCGCGCCCCGCGGACGGCGCGAGCGGCCGCGCCGCCGGGCCGGTGTGGTAG
- a CDS encoding aspartate/glutamate racemase family protein codes for MRILVTNCNTTVAMTREIAAGARAAASAGTVIVPLTPAWGPESAEGWLDSYLSAAAVLDTLRVHDAAAPEPYHAVVMAGFGEHGREGVRELLDVPVVDITEAAAHLACLLGRRYGVVTTLERSRPLIEDSLRTAGVAANCAAVVATGLGVLELDEGPATTAAFLDAARRARDAGAEVLVLGCAGMTGLRELRDRVAAELGLPVVDGVAAAVQLAESVVRLGLRTSRSGSYAALRDKRRVWGGAG; via the coding sequence ATGCGCATCCTCGTCACCAACTGCAACACCACCGTCGCCATGACGCGTGAGATCGCCGCCGGGGCCCGCGCCGCGGCGAGCGCGGGCACGGTCATCGTCCCGCTCACGCCCGCCTGGGGGCCGGAATCCGCCGAGGGCTGGCTCGACAGCTACCTCTCGGCGGCTGCCGTGCTCGACACCCTGCGCGTGCACGACGCGGCGGCCCCCGAGCCGTACCACGCCGTGGTCATGGCCGGGTTCGGCGAGCACGGCAGGGAGGGGGTGCGCGAACTCCTCGACGTCCCCGTCGTGGACATCACCGAGGCCGCCGCCCACCTGGCCTGCCTGCTCGGCCGCCGCTACGGGGTGGTCACCACCCTGGAGCGGTCCCGGCCGCTGATCGAGGACAGCCTGCGCACGGCCGGGGTCGCGGCGAACTGCGCGGCCGTGGTCGCCACCGGCCTCGGGGTACTCGAACTGGACGAAGGACCCGCGACCACGGCCGCGTTCCTCGACGCGGCCCGGCGGGCCCGCGACGCGGGCGCCGAGGTCCTGGTGCTCGGCTGCGCGGGGATGACCGGCCTGAGGGAACTGCGCGACCGCGTCGCGGCGGAACTCGGCCTGCCCGTCGTCGACGGCGTGGCCGCCGCCGTCCAGCTCGCGGAGTCCGTCGTCCGCCTGGGCCTGCGTACCAGCAGGAGCGGATCGTACGCGGCCCTCCGGGACAAACGGCGGGTGTGGGGCGGCGCCGGCTGA
- a CDS encoding amidase family protein, producing the protein MHTWNRRAFLGIGSAVGAAALVGPGAHGAAASPRRPGPGAAFDPTVWREFGEPLVPGRRGGPLRGHTVAVKDLFAIEGHRVGAGNPAWLAGSRPERGTAPAVAALLAAGASVAGIARTDEFAYSLAGTNGHYGTPPNPRAPERISGGSTSGPASAVSLGLATIGLGTDTGGSVRIPASYQGLYGIRPSHGAVSARGLLPLAESFDTVGWLTRDARTLREAGSVLLPAARRRPPSGAVLSHELLDVASPDVASSVRRAAERWRDARLPAVREIGFDTSVLPAWVAAFQTKQGVEAWRYWGRWISRHWDTLNPDVRSRFEKASTYSARDLAAAEDVLAEARQRLDALLGHRVLILPAASSIAPTRAEASLGGPVIEEARARTFQLTCIAGITGRCAVSVPVRSRTAPVGMCLVGPRGSDRHLLDLALRAARSGVCL; encoded by the coding sequence ATGCACACGTGGAACAGGCGGGCATTCCTCGGCATCGGGTCGGCCGTCGGCGCCGCGGCGCTGGTGGGCCCGGGGGCACACGGCGCCGCCGCGAGCCCCCGGCGGCCGGGCCCCGGCGCGGCGTTCGACCCGACGGTCTGGCGGGAGTTCGGCGAGCCGCTGGTGCCGGGGCGGCGCGGGGGGCCGCTGCGCGGCCACACCGTGGCCGTCAAGGACCTCTTCGCCATCGAGGGCCACCGGGTGGGCGCGGGCAACCCCGCCTGGCTGGCGGGCAGCCGCCCGGAGCGCGGGACGGCCCCCGCGGTCGCCGCGCTGCTGGCCGCGGGCGCCTCGGTGGCCGGCATCGCGCGGACCGACGAGTTCGCCTACAGCCTCGCGGGCACCAACGGCCACTACGGGACGCCGCCCAACCCGCGTGCGCCGGAACGGATATCGGGCGGCTCGACCTCGGGCCCCGCGAGCGCGGTCTCGCTCGGGCTCGCCACCATCGGGCTCGGTACCGACACCGGGGGCTCGGTGCGCATTCCGGCCTCCTACCAGGGGCTCTACGGCATCCGCCCCAGCCACGGCGCGGTGTCGGCCCGGGGGCTGCTGCCGCTGGCCGAGTCCTTCGACACGGTCGGCTGGCTGACCCGGGACGCGCGGACGCTGCGCGAGGCGGGGAGCGTTCTGCTGCCCGCGGCCCGCCGCAGGCCGCCGTCCGGTGCCGTGCTGTCCCACGAACTCCTCGACGTGGCCTCGCCCGACGTGGCGTCCTCGGTGCGGCGCGCGGCCGAGCGCTGGCGCGACGCGCGGCTGCCCGCCGTCCGCGAGATCGGCTTCGACACCTCGGTGCTGCCGGCCTGGGTCGCCGCGTTCCAGACCAAGCAGGGCGTGGAGGCGTGGCGTTACTGGGGCCGGTGGATCTCGCGGCACTGGGACACGCTCAACCCGGACGTGAGGTCCCGCTTCGAGAAGGCGTCGACCTACTCGGCGCGCGACCTCGCGGCGGCCGAGGACGTGCTCGCCGAGGCGCGGCAGCGGCTGGACGCGCTGCTCGGCCACCGCGTGCTGATCCTGCCCGCGGCGTCCTCGATCGCCCCCACGCGCGCCGAGGCGTCGCTGGGCGGGCCGGTCATCGAGGAGGCCAGGGCCAGGACGTTCCAGCTCACCTGCATCGCGGGCATCACCGGCCGCTGCGCCGTGAGCGTGCCCGTGCGCAGCCGCACCGCGCCCGTCGGCATGTGCCTGGTGGGCCCGCGCGGCAGCGACCGCCACCTGCTCGACCTGGCGCTGCGGGCCGCGCGCTCCGGGGTGTGCCTGTGA
- a CDS encoding ArsR/SmtB family transcription factor, with translation MDEVFKALADAGRRRLLDSLNARNGQTLRELCSQLDMARQSVSKHLALLEAAGLVTSVRRGREKLHYLDAGPVNAIADRWLSRYDRARAQALADLKHALEEPPMTDPAFVYTTYIRTTPERLWQALTDPAFTRRYWGLEFATDWRAGSPMTWTGQGLAAPDPEQVVLESEPHRRLAYTWHGLTPEWAEAAGVDAETYAALAAEPRSKVAFEIEPLGGTVRLTVVHDGFVPGSTLRGMVKHGWPAIVSGLKTLLETGDTLPEPAPAAGDGA, from the coding sequence ATGGACGAGGTCTTCAAGGCGCTGGCCGACGCCGGCCGGCGCCGGCTGCTCGACAGCCTGAACGCACGCAACGGGCAGACCCTGCGCGAGCTGTGCTCCCAACTGGACATGGCGCGGCAGTCGGTCAGCAAGCACCTCGCCCTGCTTGAGGCCGCGGGCCTGGTCACCAGCGTCAGGCGCGGCCGGGAGAAGCTGCACTACCTCGACGCCGGGCCCGTCAACGCCATCGCCGACCGCTGGCTCAGCCGTTACGACCGCGCGCGGGCGCAGGCGCTCGCGGACCTGAAGCACGCACTGGAGGAGCCACCCATGACCGACCCCGCGTTCGTCTACACCACGTACATCAGGACCACGCCGGAACGGCTGTGGCAGGCGCTGACCGATCCGGCGTTCACCCGCCGCTACTGGGGCCTTGAGTTCGCCACCGACTGGCGCGCCGGGTCCCCCATGACCTGGACCGGCCAGGGCCTCGCCGCCCCGGACCCCGAGCAGGTGGTGCTCGAATCCGAGCCCCACCGGCGACTCGCCTACACGTGGCACGGCCTCACGCCCGAGTGGGCCGAGGCGGCGGGCGTGGACGCGGAGACCTACGCCGCGCTCGCCGCCGAGCCCAGGTCGAAGGTGGCCTTCGAGATCGAACCCCTCGGCGGGACGGTCCGGCTGACCGTCGTCCACGACGGCTTCGTGCCGGGCAGCACCCTGCGCGGCATGGTCAAGCACGGCTGGCCCGCCATCGTCTCCGGCCTCAAGACCCTGCTGGAGACCGGCGACACGCTCCCGGAACCGGCGCCCGCGGCCGGGGACGGCGCCTGA